The genomic region AATTCTGGGAAATATATGAAGACTGCAAGCTATTAGCTGCtcataaatattttattacagTATCAATAAATAATAGACACCGCTTGTCTAGGAAAATCTTATTTTATCTTAGAGGAGGAAAGCCTTGTAGTTTTTGTGCTCCTGTAACACGTGCTGGCATCTTTCTGCTGTGCCAAGATAGTATCTTGCTTTTTGATGTTGCTCTGTTATAGCTCTCCCCCCATCCGAGACATATGTATATTAGTACTGCAGATCTTACGATGTGGCATTCAAGTCCCCCTTTCTCTCCTAGTATGAATTTGACTCAGTAGCTACAATCATAACTTTTCCTCAAACAGAATCCATCTCCCAAGAAGCTTGATCTGAATCCATTGTTTTCTCTGCCAGTAGCACCCAGTCCTCTATTAATGGCTGTGGAGTCGAAGCCTCCACTTTGTTGTAATAGCAGCACCCTATGCAAGGTCAGTCAGGGCTGAGCAGCTTAGCTGTTCCTACCTTTCAGAACTCTTCCAGATTTTCTTACTATACCTACCATTCCCTGCACGGATGCAtacttagaaattgttctaaggATGCATCTTCAAAGATTTGTGAGTAGTCCTTCTTTGCAAAGCTCTTAGGAGAGCAATAGCTTACACTTCCAGAACCAGGagaggagatttttaaaaaaaagattataaaATAACGTGCACCCACTGCAATAACATTCTCTTCAAATTGCTGTTAGGAGTCTAGAAGATCAACTTCCTGCGAAAAGTTAacactttgggtttttttagaCTTGGACTCGAAAGAGCTGATACTGCTGAGAAAGCTGTCAGTGTCATTGTTGACTTGTTGGAAAAGTATGGCCAAGGTGGAAACTGTATGGAGAGCCATATGGCGTTTACCTACCATAATAGTTTCCTGATCGCAGACCGAAAGGAAGCCTGGGTGCTGGAAACCTCTGAAAAGCACTGGGCAGCCGAGAGTGTGAAAGGTATGAATGATGTTTATCACTTGTGTTGTGTCTTATGAGTAGATTATGAAGATGTGACTTGCAAGTGACCGTCTTCCATATGCTGCTTGAGCACAGATGTTGACAAAGGTGGCGTGAAACGATACCAGCATGGCTATGTCAAGAACAGGCCCAGagccattttttttctctgcacaatttatttattaattagttAAGTTAATCGACACAATGTCTTGATTCACTGCATGCGTACAGTTagttgagatttaaaaaaaaaaccagatttGCATATGAAATAGTGCATATGAAAATGGCAGGTGACAAGTACCAGCTTAGAAGTGGCATTCTTCTCTGCTAAATCAGGCTTGATATTACAAGATTTAAAGAGACAGAAGGGCAGAAAGCAGATCTCACGCCTGACAAAAAGTCCTGGTGGGCTGAAAAGTTTGCACAATGATTTGTACGAATTTGGTTGATCCAATAAAAAGCATTATATGAATTTTGTTCTGGTTTGGGGGAATTTGCATGGACCAATACGGCAATACAACTTTTTTCTGTCTTCCAGGTCTAGTTCTGAACCGTTTTAGTGAATGAATTcatttaattaattgattaaaatTATTTTGCTCAAAAAGGTCCTCCTGATTCATCAGACAGGTCCCATGACTCTTGGGAGTGGGTTTTCAGGGGCTCAGGAAGCAGGAAACCCATATTCTTCAAGCTCTATTCCATTTGATGATGGTTGGACCCAAGTCCAAATTTGTGTCTTCGGCTCGCTTCGGCAGCACATCTACTAAAATTGGAacgatacagagaagattagcatggccCCTGAGCAAATGCAGACTTTTGTTTGTCCCCTGCACTTTCTGCCTATAGAGCAACATCTACTATCAGCTGTGGAGGTCTGGGCCAAAATCTGCTCTCAATGTTTTCACCATGACAACAACATTATACAATCCTTCGTTTCCAGCAGTCTCGACATAGATTAGTTAACATTGTTTTGTGCAGTTTTgatattgttagctgccttggagcATGCCACATTGAGAGCCTGGGAAATAAACGTATGAGCGGCAGGGAACCATCAATAAATTTTGTGTTCTGGACTTTTTTAAAGCTTCCGTAATAAAATCTGCTCCTATCTTTCAGGAGTCTAAATGAAACCAAAAATAATAAACCTATTGTGTCAGTTTGTGCAGAAAATTTTAAGATGTGTAAAGAAGAGACTTATTTCCACAGTTCCTTTCTGTTTTCAAACAAATCAGAGGGAGTGCGGAACATTTCCAATCAGCTGTCAATAACCAAGGTTGATCGTGGCCATCCAGAAATAAAGGATTATGCTCGGAGCAAAGGCTGGTGGGATGGTGAGAAAGAGTTCGATTTTGCTGCCACGTATTCCTATGTCAATACTGCCAGAATGACTATGACAAGAAGCAGATACTGTGAAGGCTATAAACTGCTGAAGAAACATGAAGGTACCCTTGAATTATGATTGAATTTATGTTCATACATTTTTATATACTCAAAAACATCTGATGTGGTAATAAAGTGCAACTGTTGGACACCTGGGCCCTTAATTTGGCAAGTTATTAGACAAACAGGCCTTTGAAAGATATACTAACTTTCTACTTGATGTTGGAGGTGGAAACACACATTTCAGGCATTTGACTGTgctactttttttttgcttttcaccAAGGAATAGTGTTAACTGCCATCCATTAAGCTACTTAAGCTGCAGACACTGAGCTTTTGAGGTGTTTCAGAAACTGCAGTGTAGCAGTTCATTGTGAAATAGCCTGATGGTTCCAGCATCAGGATCTTTTAAGATTTATTGATATGATACATGAGGAGCACACTATACCTACCACATCCTTTCAACAAAAAGCATTTGCCTCAGATAGCCTCCATGTAAAAATTGTGGATCTGAGGAGAAAATTATTTTCTAAGTGTCCACTTCAGTGTTGAAAGTGAATTTCAGGGTAGGAGTGGAGGATGCTTCCAACGTGGGTCTCATCACAAGGCTGTGGTAGTGAAATCTCTGAGAAGATTGGACTACTTCAGAATGTAAATACAAACCTGTCCTCAATTCTGGTAACCAGGACTAACAACCATTCGCTGTTCATTTTTCCTAACAGTCTTCAACTTTTTCAGATTCCAGAATGCATCTTTAACCTGCGACGTTGGCCTCATCGTGCACTTTTCACATATTGTGTTGTAATTCTGCTCACATAATAGATCACATTTCCAGCTCCCCCCCTAAACTGCAAGCTTATTGCACCCCTTAAAATTCTGTCTTTTGGGCTGGGGTCAGGAACAGTCTGGGTATAATGTGGAGGTCTTCAGTGGAAGGGGGAATCGGGGAGATTCCCCTCCACTACTCCTACAAGACACGGTCTTCCATAGAAAATAAGCATTGGACACAACACTTTACACTAGACTTTTGTCTTCTCTTTttgtctcttcctcctcctctgtttcaCTCCCAAGCAGAGGTTTGTGGCCAGCTTCTTAACGCGGTTCTCCTGATTATGCAGGGTTGTGTGTCGCGATGCTACTGGAATATAAGAATAGCCTTTACTGAATCACACCCAAAGACTGGTGTGACAAACACAGATTGTTTGTTGCTCTGGCTCTTTATTCTGCCTCTTGGATCAGTGAAAGCCTACACAAAAAACTGGGTGAATCTGGAAGGAGCTCATCTTTTCCCCTAGCTGCCTACAGCTTGTATCTCTTCACAGTGATTCTCAAAATAGCTATTAACTTAGTATTGATAGCTTACTAGATGTACATCAAATTGCAGGTATGAATTcctcaaaaaaaaattaagcccaAATAAAATTGCACCCCTCTGTTTCAATATTCTTCCTGCTGGAGCCCAGCTACCCCCAATTGCTGCAGTTATTTTGTGCTCACAAGTAGTTTACTTATAGCTATAATACCCCTGTGAGCATGCAAATCCTGCATTCATTTGAGGGATTGTAGTTTCTGAatactgaacatttttaataCCTGTCTGAAGTGATGGTGTTGTGAAGGTTCTATCAGTGTCTTTATCTAAATCCCCATTTTCAGGTACTTACCTCAGCATTTTTAAGGCACACCAGGTGTTCAGATTATCAGCCTAATGCTGTTTAAGCTTTTGGTTTTTTTAACAGATCTTGAAAGAATCATTATTGTAACACGCACTAATCTCTGAAGATTTTACTAtcaattggtttttttaaaacaaaatctaaaATTTCAGCACTAGCAGATTTGTGTTTAACGTTGAGATTGTTAACTTAAGGTGGTCACTATGTGTTTTTAGAAGGAAACCCCAGGAAAACATGttgaaaaccttttttaaaatagaGCACTAAGTCTGGAACACATTGAGCATTTGAAAAGGACAGAGAAGGAGATTCATTCATCTAAATGAGAAGCCGGTGGTCAGGGGAAAAGGATAAAAACAATACAGTAAGGAGACATAAAACTGTTTCCAGATAACACAGCTTTTGCAGGATAAGTTATAACATTTCAGTTACAACGTTTCAGATGTTAACTCTTGGGTGCATAGAGCAGTTAACAGTCAAGCTCGTATTCTTGAGGTGAATATTGGTCTTTTCTAAACCTCAGGATTCTTACAGTGTAAATGTGAGCTCAGGGCCAACCTACACAATACGCCCGACATACATGAGGTTATAGGTGAGCAACTGTACTCGCAATCAGATGTACATTGGGGAAGACTTCTCATCATAAAAAATGCTCACGCACATGGCAGAGCTTCCAGCTTCCCTCCTAATTACTTTTGCAAGCTGAAAGGGTGGAGGGGCTTTTCGCTTCTTTTCTCAGGCTCCACTTTCCCTAAAAAGGACATACAGAGCCAGAGAAAAGGGATGAAAAGCCTCCCCACCGCCCTTTCCTCTGGCAAAAGTTTCTACGCTTACGGAGAGGCCATGTACGTGGTTTGATAAGAGGCACTGTTTTGGTATGATGGTGTGTAAACACAGTGTGTTTTCTTCTAAATAGGCAGGATAAGCGCTGAAACGATGATGGCTATCCTTCGGGACAAGGAGAGTGGCATTAATATGGAAGGAGGCTTTATGACCACCGGAAGTATGGTCTCTATACTCCCTCAGGATCCCAGCCTGCCTTGCGTTCATTTCTTTACTGGAACTCCAGATCCTGAAAGGTGATATACAATATAATTTGTCACAAATGTTAAACCCTAGCAATGCAGGTTTTCTTAGTGCAGCCTGCTTACTTGCTGTTGACCTCTAACCATTTTGAACCAACTCCAAAATGTAACAGAAGTACCAGACTTGAACTTTAGCAGTGGGTCTTACTCTTTATTAATGGCTATTCCCGTTAACAGATTGGACAGCTGTTCcaagtatatttttatttaaaaggtttaaaataaGTTGGATTCTTAGCAATCAGATGAATAACAGTATGACTTTTTGACTCGGTGCCTAAAAATGACTTTCACTTGATGCCTAAGAGATAGTAAAGTTGGTACCATATTGATATTTCTGGAGAGGAATTCCATAACTGGGCACTGCCAGAACCAAGTTCTCATCCCATCTCCCacccacttgaagcctgctgggtgaccttgggtcagtcagagtttctgggagctctctcagccccaccccatcacagggtggttgttgtggggataataatactttgtaaaccgctctgagtgggcattacgttgtcctgaagggtggtatataaattgaatgttgctgttgttattaacttCTGGACCTATCTTTGGCCATATCTACCCAGCCTCTGAAATGGGGAGGGTATCCAAAGCAGGGCTTTGGAGAATGATCTTAAGACATTTGCAGAATTGCAAGGAAGCAGGCAGCCCCCCCTCCTATCCAGATCCCAGCCTGTtttagaactttttaaaaaacatcttgtgTTTTCCTTACCCTCTGTAACAGTGTGGCTGCTCCTGGGGCTCCATCTGGCCTGTGTTTATGAGAACTGAAAAACAAGTGACCCAAAATAACCAATGTATGTTTTGCCTGCAGCTGAATATTAGCCCGTTGATGGTGCCATCATTTTAACTACCCTTTAATTATCAGAGGTTTATATGGTAATTAAGAGAAACTGAGAGGACTTGTTACTACGAAGTTTATTTGCTCTGGCCCCGTTTGCTGCGAGGGGTCTTATTTTTGGACTCAAAACATCATCTTCTGTAAAAAGAACAgcatttaaaagattttaaaatatctGCATGTGATTTCTATGTATCTCTTAATTTGCTGCTAAAAAACTTCTTTTGAGGTATCACTTTTTAAAGCTCTGGCTCGGCAAGCAGTTTTGTTATCAATGCGATGAGACAATAGGGAAGACAGCCTTCCTGAGGTCAGCTTCTTTAAgcaagtataaggcagcttttctCTTCACCTGTCTTACAGAGCCCcaaaagagaaatgattgtgtAGTGTttaaaccagcactttgaatggcACCTAGAAACAACTTGTATGACAAGGGAGATCTTGTAAGATTGACAAAATACATTCAGACTACTCAGTCCTGGTTAATATCAGGTGGTCTGCAAAAGCAGTCCCGCATACAGTAATTTAATCATTGTATATCGTTTAAAGATCACTTGTTTGAGGAGTTAGGTGTGTTTATGGCATCTGTTTCGACTGCCTAGATAATATAACGTAGTTGGGTTAGGAAATACAAGTTGAAAGCTGTCCTTAAGGAAAGTAGGGGGAGAAGCGTGCAGAGTGCGTTGGTCAActtggggctgctgctgattttcaTTTTACTTTGTGTTTTTATTTGCCTTTACAGATCTGTCTTTAAACCTTTCATTTTTGTGCCAAATATTACCCAGCTGCTAAAAACCAGTTCTCCAGTGTTTGGTCCTGAGGATCCAGTTAAAAAGAAACCGCGTTTTCAGACTAAGCCAGACAGAAGACACGAACTCTACAAAAAACATGGAAGTGTGGCTGTCCTGATGGAAGTCTCCAAGGTGGGTTGATCTACAAGAGATCTGCATAGGATGAAGAGTGTAGATATAAAATAAAGTTCAGGAAAAGAATTTGTACAATGTGCTCTTCCTGATTAATCCTAGAGCATAGGCCTAGGTATGCTCAAGATGATATATGCACACTCTGAAGAATCTCTTTCCTAGGCTTGGGCCAAGCCAATTAACCTTTAAGTTCGCCTTGGAAGCCACATAACATCAGATGCACAGCCTTGCACCAGAGTGCCATTCAATAAGACAGAAACAGTTATATAGCTGGAGCTATGCTTGTTGTCTTTTTAGCCCTGGTCCATAAATGGTAATTAATCATTCATAGATGATAATTTGCAGGGCAGGAAGGTGTATGAACAAAGGATGAGTACTGaagcaaaaccgaactattccaaagttttttactcaaatgggagggctgcattgtagggaagatgcttcgctaatgagtcagggaccatagacttcatcactatattgccttacatattatctgctgctttaaatatgtactcctatgtaccaccagtgctccatgttgtctaatgttagtcctagaatttatgttctgcttcaatattttttctactctgcattgtattcttgctaatactatgtcttttaaacttgtatctatttaccctatggtattgtttatgaaatgtccttgatactgattgtactaatctcatactgtgtaatccgccttgagtctcagtgagaaaggcagactataaatgacatagataataataacatcaggGTTTGGATTCGACCAGCTTTTCTACTGGCTGAAAGAGAAGGGGTGgcctctttgaccaccaaaaggcTGTGCTGGAGATTATAGGGCCCGATGGATGAAAGCCGTATGGGAAATGGTATGTAGTAAGGAGATACTCACTGAAAAAGcaggcaggatccaacccaacaaaTATAAAAGACTGCAACAGCAGCATAAAACTAAGGAAAGTAGATAAAAACTATTGAAACGACATCAGAATAAAAAAATTACCAGAAAacaaatgtataaacttttgatcACCACAAATATAAAAGTATAATAGCTGCTACAAAATGTATTAAATTATAATATAAAAAGCAAGAGGCAATTTATCTAGAAGCCTGGGGGGAATATACACACTTGTATATACACACACTATTACATATAACGCTCACAGAGAAGGCACTATCCTTTGTGCTTACCTATCTAGCCtctcggtggggaaatggggaaagCACATCAAGTATAAAGCTTTCTGAAGACAATCTTAACTAGCGAGCAAATTTATACAAGAGAAATTACCTTTCCCAAACCATGTAGGACATTTTAGATAATTAGTAGATTATTCAGATCCTTTAGAACTAGCAAGTTGTGGTGGTCCTCAAAATTTGTAACAGCTAGCAGCCTAGCTGCTTTATTATGGACCATTTGAAGCTTctctagtccgacactctaaccactacaccgtgcTTGCTTTTCTTTTTGTGCAGTACACTGGTATGAATTTTCTGTTTAGTTTACCACTTAATTAGTTTGTGATTAGGAATGAACCTGCACAAGAATGAATACTCAAAACTCCGATAAACAATATAAAGTCCTAACACCACAACTAGGAGATGCGGGTGGACTATgggatgaaattttaaaaaacaaaagattaTAGGTTGGATTCTATGGAAGATTTCCGTGTGCAACACAATCCTTGCAGAAGCAGTAAAATGCCTTCTTGCTGCATGCTTGCACTAAGTGAAAGAGATTGCATCCACACTGTCTTTGCATGCAAGATGTAGCCCGAGGTATTTTTTCTGAAAACAGTTCCAAAACTAAATTAACCATGTTAATTGTTTGTAGTTATATTCACATTAAAGCACAATGTGTTGCTGCAGCCATTGTACTGTTCGTGCAAGCAGAACTTCACTAAGTAAATTTTCCTTTCTGATGCATTGCTAAATCCAACTCTATTAAAGGTAGTCATGTAATATTGGAGAGTGCATTGCGTTTTTAGTTTATAGGCAATCCTAAGAATGTGTTCTtcggagtaagccccattgacagACTTGAATAGGATTCCGAGACTGGCTTACAACCATGCTCTTAACTTTGAAATCTTTTTATATAGGAAAAGGGTGACAAACTGTTGAAACAGACTCGAAATTTGGAGAAAGAGAAGATAAATGAAATGGAACATATTTTACAGAGCAGACATCTTGATGCTGACCAAGCAGTTAACCTTTTCTCAAAGTGCGTAGAAGAAGAAATCCGTGAATATACGGCTAACGACTAAAGATCTTCTGTTGTAGAACTGGATACCGTTTGCACTTTGTTGTCTGGATTAAATCTCCCTTCCCAAAGCAGGTTTGTTTGGTTGCACATTGCCAGTTCCAGCTAAATTGCCTTTACTGAGCACATACTTGATTGTAAAACAGAGCAAATATTAGGGACATAGGTCCGTTAATTATGAATACTGCTTTAAACCAACATTTTGGCCATCTAATGATGTGATTTTCACTGTGCATTTATCTGCTATGACCACTTACTGTCTGTATGTAGAATTTAGCATGAAGTGTCAAACAAAGTAATGTTTGTGGACACAAATGAGTTTCTAGAGACTGGAGTAGACATTGCATTTTGGATTGCATTTTGCCCCAGTGTTCGTAACCCACGATTAACACAAAGCCAGAGTTTGCTCTTAACCAGGATTTGAACCTTGCTTACATGAATCATGATGTATTGTAGGGCAATGGCAGTGTAATCTTTAATCATGTGGATGGCAGGAAGAAATTGCATGAGAGCACAGGGTGCCCCTGAGCTTGTGAGTCACTCCTGGTCTTAGAGACCTAGATTTTGCAGTAGAAAACTTAAATAGAAGCTCTTAATGGA from Eublepharis macularius isolate TG4126 chromosome 2, MPM_Emac_v1.0, whole genome shotgun sequence harbors:
- the SCRN3 gene encoding secernin-3, with the protein product MAEPSSCDTFVALPPATHNNRIIFGKNSDRPADEVQEIVYFPASQHKPGEKVECTYIEIEQVPETYAVVLSRPSWLWGAEMGANEHGVCIGNEAVWGREEVCDDEALLGMDLVRLGLERADTAEKAVSVIVDLLEKYGQGGNCMESHMAFTYHNSFLIADRKEAWVLETSEKHWAAESVKEGVRNISNQLSITKVDRGHPEIKDYARSKGWWDGEKEFDFAATYSYVNTARMTMTRSRYCEGYKLLKKHEGRISAETMMAILRDKESGINMEGGFMTTGSMVSILPQDPSLPCVHFFTGTPDPERSVFKPFIFVPNITQLLKTSSPVFGPEDPVKKKPRFQTKPDRRHELYKKHGSVAVLMEVSKEKGDKLLKQTRNLEKEKINEMEHILQSRHLDADQAVNLFSKCVEEEIREYTAND